The following coding sequences lie in one Capsicum annuum cultivar UCD-10X-F1 chromosome 5, UCD10Xv1.1, whole genome shotgun sequence genomic window:
- the LOC107870245 gene encoding phosphatidylinositol/phosphatidylcholine transfer protein SFH12, whose protein sequence is MGDLPCPPYPNRRLEARIISKEKLPKICLVASATKHFSAKTLACITKVKQSVQTSGAAGDIVIFLATTAVLEVVRRLSKARCPFIWQGLQALQVLCYPPFKWIQNWAPLKPLVRQLQKLSRPMLLLSVATVFSDQSSSTGETTPNDYHDSQPYPQARSHDEAQDDGYPERWLLELHKELREEGISVPERLNDDELRQFYAATNGDFARLLSSVKKTIKWRQSYTFLSPEELEAWSPFIFWHSRDANQRPCLIIRLGPACSNLRTTGRSLLIKAVVSQIEHGILSLVNAENPQVTVLMDCEGLSPLGFPIHMMRSCAMLLQDHYPNRLSSLIIVRLPQVAQIIMQTFFQVLKPATRQKVRIIGRNHLEFLSNHLDSIPPFLGGNCSCSKCSELSNAEGKSNEATKTHPTPDHVNRSDKVTQTGPTPPDQLNESNEATLTEPAPDQVKDSPELNHNNVFNANSCKEDLIKTIIIGILMIWVFVAVIFVMDYPERWPLLRST, encoded by the exons ATGGGTGACTTGCCATGTCCACCATATCCTAACCGAAGATTGGAGGCGCGGATAATTAGCAAGGAAAAGCTACCAAAGATTTGTTTAGTTGCTTCTGCTACAAAGCACTTCTCAGCCAAGACTTTGGCATGTATAACTAAAGTGAAACAGAGTGTACAGACTAGTGGAGCTGCTGGTGATATTGTCATATTTTTGGCTACCACTGCTGTTCTAGAGGTTGTAAGAAGGCTGAGCAAAGCTAGATGTCCTTTTATTTGGCAAGGTTTGCAGGCGCTGCAAGTTTTATGTTATCCACCATTTAAATGGATCCAAAATTGGGCTCCTTTGAAGCCACTGGTCAGACAATTGCAG AAATTGTCTAGGCCAATGCTATTGCTGTCAGTTGCAACAGTCTTCTCCGATCAGTCATCATCTACAGGAGAAACGACCCCAAATGACTATCATGATTCTCAACCATATCCACAAGCCAG ATCTCATGATGAAGCGCAGGATGATGGTTATCCTGAAAGATGGTTGCTAGAACTCCATAAGGAACTTAGGGAGGAGGGTATTAGTGTACCTGAGAG GTTGAATGATGATGAGCTCCGTCAATTTTATGCTGCTACAAATGGTGATTTTGCAAGGTTGCTTTCATCAGTTAAGAAAACCATTAAATGGCGGCAGAGTTACACATTTCTTTCACCAGAAGAGCTTGAGGCTTGGTCTCCTTTCATTTTTTGGCACAGTCGTGATGCCAATCAACGGCCTTGCCTCATCATTCGCCTTGGACCTGCTTGCTCCAACCTGAGAACGACTGGCAGATCTCTCTTGATAAAAGCAGTTG TTTCTCAGATTGAGCACGGTATTCTGAGCTTGGTCAACGCGGAAAATCCTCAAGTAACTGTCTTGATGGACTGTGAAGGACTCTCTCCACTTGGTTTTCCCATACACATGATGAGATCCTGTGCCATGCTCTTGCAGGATCATTATCCTAATCGTCTTAGCTCTTTGATTATAGTACGGCTCCCTCAAGTTGCCCAAATAATAATGCAAACGTTCTTCCAG GTCCTTAAACCAGCCACACGCCAGAAGGTGAGAATCATCGGGAGAAACCATCTAGAGTTTCTATCTAATCACCTCGATTCAATCCCTCCGTTTCTTGGTGGAAACTGCTCATGCTCAAAATGCTCAGAACTGAGCAATGCAGAAGGTAAATCTAATGAAGCGACGAAGACACATCCAACACCTGATCATGTAAACAGATCCGACAAGGTCACTCAGACAGGACCAACACCACCTGATCAGTTGAATGAATCCAATGAGGCCACTCTGACAGAACCAGCCCCCGATCAAGTGAAAGATAGCCCCGAGCTTAATCACAACAATGTCTTCAACGCGAATAGCTGCAAGGAAGACCTGATAAAGACCATCATCATCGGTATACTGATGATATGGGTATTCGTTGCTGTGATTTTCGTAATGGATTATCCAGAAAGATGGCCTCTTTTGCGTTCGACTTAG